Below is a genomic region from Gemmatimonadota bacterium.
CTGAGCCATGCACCAACGCTGCGTAGACCTCTCAGGAACTCTCACGCTCCGTCATCACCAGAACGTTACCTGTCCATTTCTCATTAAACGCCTCGGGCGTGTATTCCAATCGTCCCACGAAGGGGTCCCGGACGTGGATACGCGCCAAATGGATCGAGTCCACCAGAACGAAGTGATCCTGCAGGTGGGCCACAAGAGGAAGTCTAGCGCCTCGAAGCCCGACGATGTTGGCCCGGAAGCCACGGATCTCCAAGCCATGGGAAGACGCGTGCTCCCGCATATCCGCGAAGGACCAGAACTCCTCAGGATTCGGATGAAGAGCCAGAATCACTTCGTAAGGGACATGGATGCCCACCTCCGCAAGAAGCATGTGAAGGACGGCCGGTCCACAGTCGGCGTCCTGCTCCTGTAGGGTCACCCCATCGGTGCCTAGAAACTCGCCGCCCTGAATGGCGGCGACCAGCTCCTGGCTGGGGGCTCCTGCGTCACCGCAGCCCCACGCCGGCGTCATGGCGACGGTAGCTAGACCGAAGATCATGGTCCTCCACCCTGTCATGCTTCCTCCTGCTCGTTCACGACACTTAGGTACAGCGCCTCTAGGGCTGATCCACGTCCAGCCTCCGCACCCCGCGATCGTATTGCGTCCATGCTACCGGTCAGTTGGGCACGACCACGGTAGATCAAGACGACCTCATGACATATGCTCTCAAGAACGGACAGGATGTGGGAGGTCACGAGGATGGCCCGGCCGGCGGAGGCCAACTCTCCGAGATGCTCGCGGAGGCGGACAACGCTCATCGGGTCCAGGGATTCGAATGGTTCGTCCAGGACAATGACCTGGGGATCGTGGATCAGGGCCGCGCTGATCGCCAGTTTCTTGCGATTGCCACTGGAATAGGTAGCGACCACGCGATCCAGGTATTCGTCCAAATTGAGCATTTGGGTGAGTTCATCAGCCCGGCCCTCCCCAGCCGACCCGAGTTGGAAGGATTCCACCAGGAAATCGAGCATTTCACGGCCCGTGAGGTATTCGAACAGCGCACCGTCAGATATCAAGAACCCCACCTGCCTGCGGATCCACCGCGTGTCCGCCGGCGTGTCGTAGCCCCGGCCCAGTAGTCTCACTACGCCTTGGGTCGGGCGAACGAGGTCGGCAAGGACATGAACCAACGTCGATTTGCCCGCTCCGTTCGGTCCGATGACGCCTACGATGTGCCCTGGGGAGCACGTCAGGTCCAGACCGCAGAGGGCCTTGACCACACCGAAGTGTACGTCGAGCCCACTCACGCGAATCGCCTCGCCCGAAGCTGGAGGCGCCGCTCCGACATCGCTCATTGACCTACGATCCGATAGGAACGGCGCTCCTCTCTCCGCACCAGCGCGTGGAGTGAGAGGAGCAGCCCGGCGGTCGTAGCAAGCGACAGGCCGCGTGCCAGGGCCCCACGTGCCACCACTGCGGCGAAGCCGGCGTACACGCCCACCCCCAGGGACACGATCCCCCCCAAGGTGACCAACGCAGCGAGGTAGCCCCACCAGGTCAGGACTCCTCCGTGGACGAAGAACTGCCACACATGCAGTGCCTTGGGTCGCGCCAGGCTCGTGAACCGCCCGGCAACAGCGGTCATCGAAAACGCTGCGTGGCCCATCAGCCACCACCCGACTACGTCACCAATGTTGCCGCCGCTGGTCACAACCGTCACCAGTGCCAACGGAAGGGTGAGCATGGCCATGACGCCGTGGATGACCGCCTCACGAAGGTGAAGAGCCGCTACAGGACCGCCTGGCAGCAGGCGGTACCGCGAGACACCCCCGAGCGGATAGTCGAAGGCAAAGATATTGAAGGCCATCTGAAGCCAGAACAGGAAGACCATGACGAGGCCGAAGGGTATGCCAACCACCGCGACGAACACAGCCCAGGCCAAAGAAGCTGCCATGGCATTGCGCAGAAGCGTGGCTCTCCACATCAGGGCAACCTCCTTACGCACTCCGGCGCCGAAGCGATTCTGCACCTCTCGGAGGAGCCACGAGTGACGAGCTTGGGGCAGCTGCGGGAAAAAGCCGTCCTCGTCCCGATGGTGGATGGCCCAGACGAGTCCCGCTGCCCCGGCCGCCACTAGCAGTAGCGCCGCTAGGCGTCCAATAGCCGAAAGGAGCCTACCTCCTGGGTCCAAGGTAGAAGCCATGGTCGTGACGCCAGGAAACTCAAGGGCCGCTTCAGGCCGCAGGACCACGGACGCCGTCAGGATCAACCCGAGCAAAGCCGTCCAGAAACCAATCGCGGGGAAGCGCCGAACCGCAACTGCGAGCAGTGAGATAGACGCTAAGAAAACCAGCCAGCCTCCCGCCACCATGGCGGTGGTTAGGAGCGCCCGATCCACGATCCAGAGGGGAACCAGTGTGGTATGGGCCACAGTGAATACCACGGTAGTCCAGAAACATGCCAGCAGCGCGAATGGGCTCCTCAAGCCCAGCCGTAACAGCCTGAGCGATGCGCCCGCCCAAGGAAGGAGGGCCAGACGGGGGCTAGCTGAGAGAGGTTCGCGTCCCAAGACCATCGTAGCACAGGGGATGATGAGCACTGAAAGCGCGATGGACGCGTGCAGGAGGGCCCGCGCGTCCGCCGGCGCACTAGAGGCCAGGGTCAGCACATGGCGGACCGCCCGAATCGGAACGATGAGCCACACCAACCCGAGAAGTGCGGGGAAGGGGCCAGACGGCCCCCTCCTCCGCACGGATCGCCACCACAGCACTAGGAGCGCCCAACGGCCTCCCGTGGCTTGTCCGGCGCGATCCACGGGACTCAGCCCAGGGGCTCAGGGTCGAGGACTTCGATGCAGCCTACGCCCACGACGAACCCGACAACCGGGTTGCCGAAAAACAATCCTGCCCCGATACCAACGGCTCCACAGAAGAGCCGGCAGCCGAAGCAGTATCCACCTTCGATATCAGCCATCTCCGTCTCACTGAGCGGCTCGAACAAGGGCGCCTCCGAGGTCAAACCCTCGGTGGGGTCCAGGGCGCCGGAATCCACAGCGTAGGCCAACGCGGGTGGCGCGAGGAACATGAGGCTCAATAGCGCTAGGGCGCTGTGGCCTTGGAAAGGTACTTCCTAGCAACCTCCTAGGTGTGTTGGAGAGGCCGGAGGGGACGATTTGACGATATGAGGTGTCTGGGACATTTGCAATCGCTCGGCCTCGTTGTCCCGCTTGTTGGCTGGACTGACCCTCGCTTGCGAGGTCGCAGTGGCGAGTTCGTGTGAGCCGGGGCCCGGGAGGCCGGTCGTGACCCGCCGAACCGTGCGAACCGTCAAGCGATCGAGGCAACATTGTGACGTCGGCCTTTGGAGACGACCGTCGGGGAACCAGTAGAGCGTGAGACTTGCGAGGTCGGCCCATGCAAAGGGAGAGGCCTCCGTCGCTATGCGATAAGGTCATGACGATCAGGCTGCCGAGACGTGATCTCCTCGAGGGCGGTGCCCTGCTCCACGTGGCGACTGAACAGCTGCCTTCGGTATGGCGGTGAGTGCGTAGGCCAGGATTCGATCGGGTAGCGCAGCTGGGGCGGCGGTTGACGGTCACGTATCGGTTCGCGGAGCTCCCGCAGGTCCCAGATCGGCAGGCCCATACCTCATCCCCCTTGCTAAAGAAGCGGCCGATTCAACGATGGGGCCGGCCGATCTCCGTGGGAATAGCAGAATGGGACGCTCGACGCCTCCGCGACGAAGTCGGTGACCCCGAAGGAATGACCGGGACCGCACGATCTGAAGGCAGCCTCTTGTTGAGCCCCTCCCCGCTTAGGGCCGCCGCAAAAACAAATCGAGAGTATGGAGTGCAACTCTAACGGGATTGGCGTCCCTGGTCGCACGACGGTGAGCGCGTAAGAGCGCTCTCGGCAAGGGGTTTGCGCCGGCTTGTGAAGCGCCTTGTGTAGGGGCCTGGAGTGGTTAGGATTACGCATCAATAGGCATAACCCTAACAGGACTGACCCCATGGACCCGGCACCTCTGCGCCAGCTGCTTGTCGAGCGCAAGATCGCGACGATGGCGGA
It encodes:
- a CDS encoding ABC transporter ATP-binding protein; protein product: MSDVGAAPPASGEAIRVSGLDVHFGVVKALCGLDLTCSPGHIVGVIGPNGAGKSTLVHVLADLVRPTQGVVRLLGRGYDTPADTRWIRRQVGFLISDGALFEYLTGREMLDFLVESFQLGSAGEGRADELTQMLNLDEYLDRVVATYSSGNRKKLAISAALIHDPQVIVLDEPFESLDPMSVVRLREHLGELASAGRAILVTSHILSVLESICHEVVLIYRGRAQLTGSMDAIRSRGAEAGRGSALEALYLSVVNEQEEA